From a region of the Hemibagrus wyckioides isolate EC202008001 linkage group LG14, SWU_Hwy_1.0, whole genome shotgun sequence genome:
- the LOC131364426 gene encoding putative C-type lectin domain family 20 member A codes for MKVLSVLLLAALTAAATALFWRKYIKVDQYMNWNDAQAYCRKNYVDLAIIEAKWELDNFRQDVSFFRRSWIGNSENSSMENDSEWVDASLLDFTASWLEEPTASNTCVSVELYFYIFAVKSFSDCAERQTFICYTWKPDLIMVQEMKTWEEALKYCRLNYTDLVSITTKRDYLAVNRKVTGIQTRSFWTSLRFLDGSWYWVNQIFRYKENLSFLPSCPAPRFRCGSRKAESNVLENRNCEEKMNFICYKQSGLQYAGSNNAR; via the exons ATGAAGgttctctctgtcctcctcctgGCAGCTCTGACAGCAGCAGCTACAGCTCTGTTCTGGAGAAAATACATTAAAGTGGACCAATATATGAACTGGAATGATGCTCAGGCATACTGCAGGAAGAATTATGTAGATCTAGCAATTATTGAAGCAAAGTGGGAACTAGACAATTTCAGACAAGATGTGTCATTTTTTAGACGTTCCTGGATTGGTAATAGTGAGAATTCAAGTATGGAAAATGATTCTGAGTGGGTAGATGCAAGCTTATTAGATTTCACAGCTTCGTGGCTTGAAGAACCAACAGCAAGTAATACATGTGTCTCTGTagaactttatttttatatctttgCTGTCAAGTCTTTTTCTGACTGTGCAGAAAGACAGACCTTCATCTGCTACACCTGGAAGCCAGATCTGATCATGGTGCAGGAGATGAAGACCTGGGAAGAAGCTCTGAAGTACTGCAGATTGAACTACACTGACCTGGTGAGCATCACCACAAAGAGAGATTACCTTGCGGTCAACAGAAAAGTCACAGGAATTCAGACACGCAGTTTCTGGACCAGTCTGCGCTTCCTGGATGGATCATGGTACTGGGTGAACCAGATCTTCAGGTATAAAGAAAACCTGAGCTTTTTGCCCTCATGCCCTGCCCCACGTTTCCGTTGTGGATCCCGAAAAGCTGAATCAAATGTCCTGGAGAACAGAAACTGTGAGGAGAAAATGAACTTCATCTGCTATAAGCAAAGTGG GCTACAATACGCTGGAAGTAATAATGCAAGATGA